In Candidatus Omnitrophota bacterium, a genomic segment contains:
- a CDS encoding glycosyltransferase family 39 protein → MSYISYVAAFVCLFAAGFLTTLFTLEIKSIYIQGIFWKMPLPVIYWGLAVLYAFTHSRLFKAGFKNSLARIIKPWLLAELAVLLVDLHVRLGASNPLNKVYMVYVIAVMLAVFALVGYLAACFAKDCFTKKSGLFDIGLIYLMTFIALSGILLKSGFVAGLLAMVGAFGASFVVDAGVTFGRAARAVSKFFEKRWKFLVFVYLLAVILRIMFGVILIIQTGERFTVASCDGLSYDENAQMIAKDFKSLFDGSLVFVVFGPYYWIFLGLIYKIFGRNFYAVSFIQSILASFMAPLVYYIMLKLTSQERMARLAAILTALCMSLVYLAAVLQPEALMIPLLYLYVLLLAGYSEKGKNIIGISALTGLVFGLMNGVRSIMVLFPVFAFIWLLFFVKSMGLRSKVVNFILFLAVTFIATYPAEYMYSKYRNADFTQDANTLVISQGVGTFRHHHSELDKLGFNPFASITGSIKALQEHPVEIPTIFLKKVAVNIHAFFFITFFGFFNPFILVLPSRYYNAFGSYMLSYIYIFIILGAFLWFSKKNRRDLVWLFFLIFVYYFISHPLFFTIRTGRHRAPLHPFFIMLFVIGFYYVWDCIKKWEKNRKIK, encoded by the coding sequence ATGTCATACATATCATACGTGGCGGCTTTCGTATGTCTGTTTGCGGCTGGTTTTCTCACGACCCTTTTTACGCTCGAGATAAAGTCGATATACATACAAGGAATATTTTGGAAGATGCCGCTCCCGGTAATATATTGGGGATTGGCTGTTCTATACGCATTCACCCATAGCAGGTTGTTTAAGGCCGGTTTTAAGAACTCCCTGGCTCGTATAATAAAGCCCTGGCTCCTGGCGGAGCTGGCCGTTTTGCTGGTCGATCTTCATGTCAGGCTTGGCGCTTCAAATCCGCTTAACAAGGTGTATATGGTATACGTGATTGCTGTTATGCTGGCCGTTTTTGCCCTTGTGGGGTATCTTGCCGCGTGTTTTGCGAAAGACTGCTTTACAAAAAAGAGCGGTTTATTTGACATCGGATTAATATATCTTATGACATTCATTGCGCTTTCGGGCATTCTTTTGAAAAGCGGATTTGTTGCGGGGCTTCTGGCGATGGTTGGAGCGTTCGGCGCGTCGTTCGTCGTTGACGCCGGCGTCACATTCGGAAGAGCAGCGCGCGCAGTTTCGAAATTCTTTGAGAAGAGATGGAAATTCCTTGTATTTGTGTATCTGCTGGCGGTCATTCTTCGCATCATGTTCGGGGTGATACTCATAATACAGACTGGGGAGCGTTTTACCGTCGCCAGCTGCGACGGACTCAGCTACGACGAGAACGCGCAGATGATAGCCAAGGATTTCAAATCCCTTTTTGACGGCTCGCTCGTCTTCGTCGTATTCGGTCCCTACTATTGGATATTCTTAGGCCTTATTTATAAAATATTCGGCAGGAACTTCTATGCGGTATCTTTCATACAGAGCATCCTGGCCTCTTTCATGGCGCCGCTGGTCTATTATATTATGCTCAAACTGACCAGCCAGGAGAGGATGGCCAGGCTTGCCGCCATATTGACGGCATTGTGCATGTCGCTTGTATATCTTGCCGCGGTGCTCCAGCCCGAGGCTCTCATGATACCGCTATTATACCTGTATGTGCTTTTACTGGCAGGCTATTCCGAAAAAGGAAAAAATATTATAGGTATATCGGCACTAACAGGGCTCGTCTTCGGCCTCATGAACGGCGTGCGGTCCATAATGGTCCTCTTTCCGGTGTTCGCCTTTATATGGCTTCTCTTTTTTGTAAAAAGCATGGGCCTGAGGTCGAAGGTGGTCAACTTCATACTGTTCCTCGCCGTTACGTTCATCGCGACCTACCCGGCGGAATACATGTACTCAAAATACCGGAACGCCGATTTTACGCAAGATGCAAATACGCTCGTCATAAGCCAGGGGGTGGGGACGTTCAGGCACCATCATTCGGAACTCGACAAGCTCGGCTTCAACCCGTTCGCCAGTATCACAGGCTCGATAAAGGCGCTCCAGGAGCATCCCGTCGAGATCCCCACCATATTCCTTAAGAAAGTAGCGGTCAACATCCATGCCTTCTTTTTCATAACGTTCTTCGGGTTCTTCAATCCTTTTATTCTCGTCCTGCCGTCCAGGTACTATAACGCTTTCGGCTCGTACATGCTTTCCTACATATACATCTTTATCATACTTGGCGCATTCCTGTGGTTCTCGAAAAAAAACAGGCGGGACCTCGTCTGGCTGTTTTTCCTGATCTTTGTGTATTATTTCATATCGCATCCTCTGTTTTTTACCATAAGGACCGGCCGCCACAGGGCGCCGCTCCATCCGTTCTTTATTATGCTGTTCGTGATAGGTTTCTATTATGTATGGGATTGTATTAAAAAATGGGAAAAGAACCGGAAGATAAAATGA
- a CDS encoding B12-binding domain-containing radical SAM protein: MKKAFLLYPPTGLYDRSDRCQSYLESETGALVSPPMDILYMAAVLEKAGYRCFVRDYTIEKKGWADVRLDLERELPSVLVVSTTMSTLKEDLKACDMAKGIKPDCLTVAKGGYVGDDSEALLRVNGNLDIFINNEPEFVIREIVSLSRLQDIRGISYRAYGRTFTNQPRPFGDDLDSLPLPARHLIRNELYRMPDTRRRFTTILTGRGCPFKCIYCMAGKVGGAHLRLRSPENIVRELEECMTRFGIKDFWMRADTFTFDKKWVAEICRLITDKGLHIKWMTNSRVDRIDDEMLYAMKRSGCTVIGFGIESGNQGLLDRMKKGITLEQSRRAVEMCRKHRIKTYLNFIVGLPWESEETFEETIRFAKSLKADMYNFSISYPFPGTELYEYVKEKGLLKSDEDLKTYGFFEPVADTHYMKRERLGRLKEAAFRKVMLDPRFVLRTISNMRSPALIAAYCREAARLLGVIYGKTRKGKGPR; this comes from the coding sequence ATGAAAAAGGCGTTCCTTTTATATCCGCCTACCGGATTGTACGACAGGTCGGACCGCTGCCAGTCGTACCTGGAGAGTGAAACAGGGGCTTTGGTCTCTCCTCCGATGGACATACTTTATATGGCCGCTGTATTGGAGAAGGCCGGATACAGATGCTTTGTCAGGGACTATACCATCGAAAAGAAAGGGTGGGCCGATGTGCGCCTGGACCTCGAGAGAGAGCTGCCTTCCGTGCTCGTTGTGAGCACAACGATGTCTACGCTGAAAGAGGACTTGAAGGCCTGCGATATGGCTAAGGGCATTAAACCTGACTGTCTAACGGTCGCTAAAGGAGGATATGTAGGGGATGACAGCGAGGCGCTGCTCAGGGTCAACGGGAACCTGGATATATTTATCAATAACGAACCGGAATTCGTGATTCGGGAGATAGTTTCTCTATCGCGCCTGCAGGATATAAGAGGCATAAGCTATAGGGCATACGGCCGGACCTTCACAAACCAGCCCAGGCCTTTTGGGGACGATCTCGATTCTCTTCCTCTGCCTGCCAGGCACCTGATAAGGAACGAATTATACAGGATGCCGGACACGCGCAGACGGTTCACGACCATATTGACAGGAAGGGGCTGTCCGTTCAAATGCATTTATTGCATGGCAGGTAAGGTCGGCGGCGCACACCTGAGGCTGCGATCGCCGGAGAACATCGTCCGCGAGCTTGAAGAATGCATGACGCGGTTCGGCATAAAGGATTTCTGGATGAGGGCGGACACGTTCACTTTCGATAAGAAGTGGGTTGCCGAGATATGCCGTCTTATCACAGATAAGGGGCTGCATATAAAGTGGATGACGAACAGCCGCGTGGACAGGATAGACGATGAGATGCTGTACGCGATGAAACGTTCAGGCTGCACGGTAATAGGTTTCGGCATAGAGAGCGGCAACCAGGGACTTCTCGACAGGATGAAGAAGGGTATAACCCTGGAGCAGTCGCGCAGGGCCGTGGAGATGTGCCGAAAGCACCGGATAAAGACCTACCTTAACTTCATCGTAGGGCTTCCCTGGGAAAGCGAGGAGACTTTCGAAGAGACGATAAGGTTCGCGAAGTCGTTAAAGGCGGATATGTATAATTTCAGCATCTCATACCCATTTCCGGGGACGGAGTTGTATGAATATGTGAAAGAGAAAGGGCTCCTGAAGTCCGACGAGGATCTGAAGACTTACGGGTTTTTCGAGCCCGTCGCGGATACGCATTACATGAAGCGCGAGAGGCTGGGCCGGCTGAAGGAGGCCGCTTTCAGGAAGGTCATGCTCGACCCGCGTTTCGTTCTCAGGACCATATCGAATATGAGGTCGCCCGCCTTGATCGCGGCTTATTGCAGGGAAGCGGCGCGGCTTTTAGGCGTAATCTACGGGAAAACCAGGAAAGGGAAAGGGCCGAGATGA
- a CDS encoding class I SAM-dependent methyltransferase: MTGKRVSDSWEEFLSRGGVYFPKDVDRGFFSDILSSRWVVSLLKDGSRKKFLSAGCGLGRFAIAIAAAGRDVALMDCSEESLNAARLLGEIAKRHFGDISIRFLKDDLERTSFADGEFDVTFNEGVVEHWLDRGERIKVIKEMARITRDGGVVSIRVINNKNPLYNLIYKKALREDVPAHHRYDMRELKAEMEDAGLDPVLWDGETINDPDEYSANKLLIKTLRIAALAINTAPKFVREAFCPSIFCTAIVRRTRP; the protein is encoded by the coding sequence ATGACCGGAAAAAGAGTGTCGGACTCATGGGAGGAATTCCTTAGCCGCGGCGGGGTCTATTTCCCGAAAGATGTGGACAGAGGATTCTTTTCGGACATATTGTCATCGCGCTGGGTAGTATCCCTATTGAAGGACGGATCCCGTAAAAAATTCCTGTCGGCGGGATGCGGGCTGGGAAGGTTTGCCATTGCCATAGCCGCAGCAGGGCGGGATGTTGCTTTGATGGATTGTTCGGAAGAGTCTCTCAACGCCGCTAGACTGCTGGGGGAGATAGCCAAACGGCACTTCGGCGACATTAGCATCAGGTTCTTAAAGGACGACTTGGAACGTACCTCGTTCGCGGACGGCGAGTTCGATGTTACATTTAATGAGGGCGTTGTGGAGCACTGGCTTGACCGCGGCGAGAGGATAAAGGTGATAAAGGAAATGGCGAGGATAACAAGGGATGGAGGGGTTGTTTCGATAAGGGTAATTAATAATAAGAACCCTTTATATAATCTCATATACAAGAAAGCGCTGAGGGAAGACGTGCCTGCGCACCACAGGTATGACATGAGAGAGCTAAAGGCCGAGATGGAAGACGCAGGGCTCGATCCTGTCCTGTGGGACGGTGAGACGATCAATGATCCGGACGAATACTCCGCGAACAAGCTCCTGATAAAGACGCTTCGCATTGCGGCCCTGGCAATAAACACGGCCCCCAAATTCGTCAGGGAGGCTTTCTGTCCTTCGATATTCTGCACGGCGATTGTAAGGAGGACGCGGCCATGA
- a CDS encoding radical SAM protein yields MRALLINPSQEKVYGMKMSQIYPPLGLLYVGTVIKLLGHEVRLLDIDIDKVTPVSFREKLSGFKPGLIVITSVTPTVKDALSWARAVKEYDSSIRVIIGGIHATIDPVVTAEKKEIDFVVVGEGEKTVEELVKAIDEGKNDYSGISGILYKEGGRVIRNKPRELIANLDDITFPDRSLLRSLNDYVPPDAVRTPVATIMTSRGCPGDCTFCCTKQIFTRHVRLRSVKNIMDEIDMLVAQHGVKEIHIADDTFTINKQRVLDFCKAILQRNYDLTLEFMNGIRADCVDEDILKALRSIKVRNVGFGVESGNKEVLKLARKNISLDRVRSAFKLAKKFGFETWAFFIIGLPGETEQSVRESIDFAKELDPDFAKFLILKPYPGSEAFSYLSERALIDNYDYDMYGVYTQPVHHLPGMSKDDMIRWQKKAFTGFYLRPSKVMSHLLRIRSLTQLSLVARGFVFVVFNIFKRRK; encoded by the coding sequence ATGAGAGCGCTTTTAATAAACCCTTCGCAGGAAAAAGTCTACGGGATGAAGATGTCGCAGATATATCCGCCGCTGGGGCTACTCTACGTCGGCACTGTCATTAAACTATTAGGACACGAGGTTCGGCTGCTGGATATAGATATCGATAAAGTGACGCCTGTATCGTTCAGGGAAAAATTATCCGGCTTCAAACCCGGACTTATAGTTATAACGAGCGTCACTCCTACGGTCAAAGACGCCTTAAGCTGGGCGCGCGCCGTCAAAGAATACGACAGTTCCATCAGGGTTATCATAGGCGGGATACATGCCACTATCGATCCCGTCGTTACGGCCGAAAAGAAAGAGATAGATTTTGTGGTCGTGGGGGAAGGCGAGAAGACTGTCGAAGAGCTGGTAAAGGCGATCGATGAAGGGAAGAACGATTATTCCGGGATAAGCGGAATATTATATAAAGAGGGCGGGCGGGTCATCCGTAATAAACCGCGCGAGTTGATAGCGAACCTCGACGATATAACATTCCCGGACAGGAGCCTCCTCCGGTCGCTCAATGATTATGTCCCGCCCGATGCGGTGCGCACTCCGGTCGCGACCATAATGACTTCAAGGGGCTGCCCGGGCGATTGCACATTTTGCTGCACCAAACAGATATTCACCAGGCATGTCAGGCTTAGAAGCGTGAAGAATATAATGGATGAGATTGATATGCTGGTCGCCCAGCACGGCGTTAAAGAGATACATATAGCGGATGACACATTTACGATAAATAAGCAAAGGGTGCTTGATTTCTGCAAAGCGATCCTGCAGAGAAATTATGACCTGACACTCGAGTTCATGAACGGCATCAGGGCGGACTGCGTGGATGAGGACATATTGAAGGCGCTCAGGTCGATAAAGGTAAGGAACGTCGGTTTCGGAGTTGAATCCGGCAATAAGGAAGTGTTGAAGCTCGCCAGGAAGAACATAAGCCTGGATAGGGTAAGGAGCGCTTTCAAGCTGGCCAAAAAATTCGGCTTCGAGACGTGGGCGTTTTTCATCATAGGGCTTCCGGGAGAGACTGAACAAAGCGTCAGGGAGTCGATAGATTTTGCCAAGGAGCTCGATCCGGATTTTGCAAAGTTCCTGATACTTAAGCCTTATCCCGGCAGCGAAGCATTCAGCTACCTTTCGGAAAGAGCTCTTATAGATAATTATGATTATGACATGTACGGAGTATATACACAGCCCGTACATCACCTGCCGGGGATGTCAAAAGACGACATGATACGGTGGCAGAAGAAGGCTTTTACCGGTTTCTATCTGCGCCCCTCGAAAGTGATGAGCCATTTACTTCGGATAAGGTCCCTGACTCAGCTGTCCCTTGTAGCGCGCGGCTTTGTGTTCGTTGTTTTCAATATATTCAAAAGGCGGAAATAA
- a CDS encoding HTH domain-containing protein has product MNRKLEMAQDKFIESIGKLCGSFGLNKFVAQLYAVLYLSNKPLSLDEMAEELEVSKGSVSINIRELEKWGAVKNIWVKGSRKDYYEAELDIKKVFANKLRSAVQKRIAEVSNMTDEFKKITKSAATELTDEEKVIAQVYEERLKKIEELKAMAATALSLAEKFLQ; this is encoded by the coding sequence ATGAATAGAAAATTGGAGATGGCTCAGGATAAATTCATAGAGAGCATAGGTAAGCTATGCGGCAGCTTCGGTCTTAACAAATTTGTTGCGCAACTATATGCTGTGCTTTATCTTAGCAACAAGCCGCTGTCTCTGGATGAGATGGCTGAGGAACTCGAAGTCAGTAAAGGCAGTGTCAGTATTAATATCAGGGAACTGGAGAAATGGGGCGCTGTAAAGAATATATGGGTAAAGGGTTCCAGGAAGGACTATTATGAGGCCGAACTTGATATAAAGAAGGTATTTGCCAACAAGCTGAGATCGGCAGTGCAGAAGAGGATAGCGGAAGTATCCAACATGACGGATGAATTCAAGAAGATAACAAAGTCCGCCGCGACTGAGCTTACCGATGAGGAGAAGGTCATAGCGCAGGTATATGAGGAGCGGTTGAAGAAGATAGAGGAGTTGAAGGCTATGGCTGCGACCGCGTTGAGCCTCGCGGAAAAATTTCTACAATAG
- a CDS encoding iron-containing alcohol dehydrogenase, which yields MKDFGFRVRTNLKYGVGVSARLGIFVKELGFHKAAIIIDAGVKSLDATAKAASSLKNEGLYVETFINDVAEPDYDYLENYKAGFMDKGFEVIIGIGGGSTMDLAKGIATLVTNPGKAIEYRGFPALKSKPLPVIAIPTTAGTGSEATYNAVFTDAAQKKKLGINSEYNFPVLAILDPSFILNCPKSVAVSSGMDALTHTLESFVHKDHTPISRIFSKEAFRLIFNSLMVMPDKPHDIEICSRLQWGAYLAGIALINAGSGPSGALSYPLGAHYKVPHGMAGAVFLSTVTEFNVSRGYQDYAELYDLIEGSVRGLSIKEKNEAFVEYMKALDEKMGIPSKLSALGLKESDVSFLIDQYDVLKKAIEQNPVDISKKDLSDMLGRMREERDLKDARI from the coding sequence ATGAAAGATTTCGGATTTAGGGTAAGGACAAATTTGAAATACGGGGTAGGCGTTTCAGCCAGGCTGGGGATATTTGTAAAGGAATTGGGTTTCCATAAGGCCGCGATTATAATAGATGCCGGAGTCAAGAGCCTGGATGCTACCGCAAAAGCCGCCTCAAGTTTGAAGAATGAAGGGCTGTACGTAGAGACGTTTATAAACGATGTTGCCGAGCCGGACTACGATTATCTCGAGAATTATAAGGCCGGGTTTATGGATAAGGGGTTCGAGGTGATAATAGGCATAGGCGGCGGCAGCACAATGGATCTGGCAAAAGGAATAGCCACTCTGGTCACGAATCCGGGCAAGGCTATCGAATATAGAGGGTTTCCGGCGCTGAAGTCCAAGCCGCTTCCAGTGATCGCCATCCCCACCACAGCCGGGACCGGGAGTGAAGCAACGTATAATGCCGTATTTACAGACGCCGCCCAGAAGAAGAAGCTCGGCATCAATTCCGAATATAACTTTCCTGTTCTCGCCATTCTGGACCCGTCATTCATCCTGAATTGTCCGAAGAGCGTCGCCGTATCTTCCGGGATGGACGCGCTTACACATACGCTCGAAAGTTTTGTCCATAAGGACCATACGCCGATATCCAGAATTTTTTCGAAAGAGGCCTTCAGGTTAATATTTAACAGCCTGATGGTTATGCCTGATAAGCCGCACGATATAGAGATCTGCTCAAGGTTGCAATGGGGGGCATATCTGGCGGGGATAGCGCTTATCAACGCCGGCTCCGGCCCGTCGGGGGCGCTCTCATATCCGTTGGGTGCGCATTATAAAGTGCCGCACGGGATGGCGGGCGCGGTATTTCTTTCAACCGTTACGGAATTTAACGTCTCGCGCGGTTACCAGGATTACGCCGAGCTTTACGACCTGATAGAGGGCTCTGTCAGGGGACTTTCCATAAAAGAGAAGAACGAAGCTTTCGTCGAATATATGAAAGCCTTGGACGAGAAGATGGGTATCCCCTCGAAGCTTTCAGCGCTGGGGCTGAAAGAGAGTGATGTCTCTTTTTTGATAGATCAATATGATGTTTTGAAGAAGGCCATTGAGCAAAACCCTGTCGACATAAGTAAAAAAGACTTATCGGATATGCTCGGCAGGATGAGAGAGGAAAGGGACCTTAAAGATGCCAGGATTTGA
- a CDS encoding DegT/DnrJ/EryC1/StrS family aminotransferase has translation MPGFELVGKEERQAVLDIFDKYGGILFKHGFDGMRNGSFKVQEFQKVFAKKFGSGYAQAVTSGSVALKVALQALGIRPGDEVITQSFTFVATVEAIMECGAVPVITEVNETLTMDPEDLKRRITQKTKAVIPVHMYGASCNMDKIMKIAKDAGLKVLEDSAQAIGGKYKGKLLGSIGDAGAFSFDFGKAVTCGEGGMIITDDKEIYQKAMEFADHGHQCNPNFPRGEDTRRQAGFNYRMMELQGALGIVQLAKLDYAISQQKKNKAEIMAGIKNVKGLKFRSFNDAEGETADTLTFTVESVEKAKKFVEKLKEKKVGTKNLPDAFNWHFSGTWDHLLSGLDPYKGKDLTGLWPRSYDHLRRTIALPINIKMSGEQIDRIVGSVKEIAKEVL, from the coding sequence ATGCCAGGATTTGAATTGGTGGGCAAGGAGGAACGCCAGGCGGTACTCGATATATTTGATAAGTACGGCGGTATCCTGTTCAAGCACGGATTTGACGGAATGCGCAACGGTTCTTTTAAAGTCCAGGAATTCCAGAAGGTTTTCGCGAAGAAATTCGGTTCAGGATACGCGCAGGCCGTTACTTCGGGCTCGGTGGCGCTGAAGGTAGCGCTGCAGGCTCTCGGGATCAGGCCCGGCGACGAGGTGATAACACAGAGCTTCACCTTTGTAGCCACGGTCGAAGCTATAATGGAATGCGGCGCCGTCCCCGTAATTACGGAAGTGAACGAGACCCTTACCATGGATCCTGAGGACCTTAAACGCAGGATCACACAGAAGACAAAGGCGGTGATACCGGTCCATATGTACGGCGCTTCCTGCAACATGGATAAGATAATGAAGATAGCGAAAGACGCGGGGCTCAAGGTCCTGGAAGACAGCGCGCAGGCGATAGGCGGGAAATATAAGGGAAAGCTCCTGGGCTCGATAGGAGACGCGGGGGCGTTCAGTTTCGATTTCGGGAAAGCGGTCACCTGCGGCGAGGGTGGGATGATCATTACGGATGACAAAGAGATATACCAGAAGGCGATGGAGTTTGCCGATCACGGCCACCAGTGCAACCCGAACTTCCCCAGGGGCGAGGACACGAGACGGCAGGCCGGATTCAACTATCGCATGATGGAACTGCAGGGCGCGTTAGGGATCGTCCAGCTTGCCAAGCTTGACTACGCAATCTCTCAGCAGAAAAAGAATAAAGCGGAGATAATGGCGGGGATTAAAAATGTGAAAGGGCTCAAGTTCAGGTCCTTTAACGACGCGGAAGGCGAGACTGCCGATACGCTTACTTTTACCGTGGAGAGCGTCGAAAAAGCTAAAAAGTTCGTAGAGAAACTTAAGGAGAAGAAGGTAGGCACTAAGAACCTGCCGGACGCGTTCAATTGGCATTTTTCGGGGACGTGGGACCATCTGCTCTCCGGCCTGGACCCATATAAAGGGAAAGACCTCACCGGGTTGTGGCCGAGATCTTACGACCATTTGAGGAGGACGATAGCGCTCCCGATCAATATAAAGATGTCCGGCGAACAGATCGACAGGATCGTTGGGTCTGTAAAAGAGATAGCTAAAGAGGTTTTATGA
- a CDS encoding acylneuraminate cytidylyltransferase family protein: MTLGIIPARGGSKGIPRKNIKMVAGKPLIAWTIEAAKKSKLLDRFVVSTDDAVIANIAKRCGADVINRPARLATDKATTLSALQHVLSLIDTDTVVLLQPTSPVRSPGLIDRCIKKFRRTKADNLATGFICKFMEYGSYINKRRQDLKGFFYDDGNVYVIKADLIKKGKIFGKKAGRIFTSKEENVEIDDEFELWMAGEILSKRAGGGRQ, from the coding sequence ATGACGTTAGGTATAATACCGGCCCGCGGAGGGTCTAAGGGCATACCGCGAAAAAATATAAAGATGGTAGCAGGTAAGCCCCTGATCGCATGGACTATTGAGGCGGCGAAGAAGTCGAAACTATTGGATCGCTTTGTGGTCTCGACGGACGACGCGGTAATAGCCAATATCGCAAAACGGTGCGGAGCGGACGTTATAAATCGCCCCGCGAGACTGGCGACGGATAAAGCGACGACGCTTTCCGCGTTGCAGCATGTGCTTTCGCTGATCGACACGGACACGGTAGTGCTGCTCCAACCTACTTCCCCGGTCCGTAGCCCGGGATTGATAGACAGGTGTATAAAGAAGTTTCGCAGGACGAAAGCGGACAATCTCGCGACAGGATTTATATGCAAATTCATGGAGTATGGCTCGTATATAAATAAGAGGCGCCAGGACCTGAAAGGATTTTTCTACGACGACGGCAATGTATATGTTATAAAGGCAGACCTGATAAAGAAGGGAAAGATATTCGGTAAAAAGGCTGGACGTATATTTACCTCGAAAGAAGAGAACGTAGAGATAGACGATGAATTTGAATTATGGATGGCGGGAGAGATCCTGTCGAAACGCGCCGGCGGGGGCAGACAGTAA
- the neuB gene encoding N-acetylneuraminate synthase, with amino-acid sequence MRRYVTIAGRKIGEGRPVFIIAEAGVNHNGSLAIAMKMVDAAKNAGADAVKFQTFRAEELVVKDAPKAAYQKRAVPGKSQFQMLKSLELSEEAFKRLSDHCKKRKILFLSTPFDLQSATLLNRLGVSAFKISSGEITNTPLLKQAAGYGKPIILSTGMSTLREVREAVDVIYSAGNRRLILLHCTSNYPARYEDANLRAIVTLQKNFDCPVGYSDHTEGLEASIAATALGACVIERHFTLDRAMKGPDHKASLDVKGLEDLVRSVRNTEKSMGGGIKAPASAEEEVKRIARKSVVALEDIPKGRTIRRSMLTVKRPGTGLSPKYLYILDGKKAKLRIKKDEVLTSDMI; translated from the coding sequence ATGCGAAGATATGTTACGATTGCGGGAAGGAAGATAGGAGAAGGCCGGCCGGTATTTATCATAGCCGAGGCCGGCGTGAACCATAATGGCAGCCTTGCCATAGCGATGAAGATGGTCGACGCGGCTAAAAACGCCGGCGCCGACGCCGTTAAATTCCAGACCTTTAGGGCAGAGGAGCTTGTGGTGAAGGACGCGCCGAAAGCCGCTTATCAAAAGAGGGCGGTCCCCGGGAAATCGCAGTTCCAGATGCTCAAGTCGCTTGAGCTCTCCGAAGAAGCGTTTAAAAGATTATCCGATCACTGCAAAAAAAGAAAGATACTATTCCTCTCTACTCCGTTCGATCTTCAAAGCGCCACTCTCTTGAATAGGCTTGGAGTGTCCGCCTTTAAGATCAGTTCGGGTGAGATAACCAACACCCCTTTACTAAAACAGGCAGCCGGATACGGGAAACCGATCATCCTTTCTACCGGCATGTCAACTCTACGTGAGGTGAGGGAAGCCGTTGATGTAATTTATTCGGCCGGCAACAGGCGCCTGATACTGCTGCACTGCACTTCTAATTATCCGGCGCGTTACGAAGACGCCAATCTAAGGGCGATCGTTACGCTTCAGAAAAATTTTGACTGTCCGGTAGGATATTCGGATCACACAGAAGGATTGGAGGCGTCGATTGCGGCGACGGCATTAGGAGCCTGTGTTATCGAGAGACATTTTACCCTGGACAGAGCCATGAAGGGCCCGGACCATAAGGCGTCCTTAGACGTTAAGGGGCTGGAGGATCTGGTGAGGTCTGTCAGAAATACCGAAAAGTCCATGGGCGGCGGCATAAAAGCCCCTGCCTCCGCCGAGGAAGAAGTGAAGAGGATAGCAAGGAAGAGCGTCGTGGCGCTTGAAGATATCCCAAAAGGCCGAACAATAAGACGGAGCATGCTTACGGTGAAGAGGCCAGGGACAGGTTTGAGTCCTAAATACCTGTATATTCTGGATGGAAAGAAAGCCAAACTACGCATAAAGAAGGACGAGGTCTTGACCTCGGATATGATATGA